A portion of the Celeribacter baekdonensis genome contains these proteins:
- a CDS encoding UTP--glucose-1-phosphate uridylyltransferase, producing MKRKVTKAIFPVAGLGTRFLPATKSIPKEIMTLVDRPLIQYAIDEARAAGIKEFIFVTSRGKGALEDYFDHSPVLEQELRKKGKDALLETLKMTNMDSGAIAYIRQHKALGLGHAVWCARRLLDPKEPFAVILPDDVIAADKPCLQQMVEAYEEIGGSMVAAMEVPDDKVSSYGVLDIKEDMGAYVSAKGMVEKPAPGTEPSNLAVIGRYILSPNVMKNLNQMKAGAGGEIQLTDAIADEIESDRGVYGYRFSGQRFDCGSKAGFLQATIAFGLSRPELHDELQEYLDTLSSIRTAAQ from the coding sequence ATGAAACGTAAAGTGACGAAAGCGATCTTTCCTGTGGCGGGTTTGGGGACGCGGTTTTTGCCTGCGACCAAATCTATTCCTAAGGAAATCATGACGCTCGTCGATCGCCCCCTGATTCAATATGCCATTGATGAAGCGCGGGCGGCCGGAATTAAGGAGTTCATCTTTGTCACCTCGCGCGGCAAGGGCGCGCTTGAGGATTACTTTGATCATTCTCCCGTCCTTGAACAAGAGCTGCGCAAAAAGGGCAAAGATGCGCTTCTTGAAACTTTGAAAATGACCAATATGGACAGTGGTGCGATTGCCTATATCCGCCAGCACAAAGCGCTGGGTCTGGGTCACGCTGTATGGTGCGCACGCCGTCTTCTTGACCCGAAAGAACCCTTCGCTGTGATCCTGCCGGATGACGTGATTGCGGCCGATAAGCCGTGTTTGCAACAGATGGTCGAAGCCTATGAGGAAATTGGCGGATCTATGGTTGCGGCCATGGAAGTCCCTGATGATAAAGTGTCCTCCTACGGTGTGCTCGACATCAAAGAGGACATGGGGGCCTATGTTTCGGCCAAAGGTATGGTTGAAAAACCCGCGCCTGGCACTGAGCCGTCCAACCTTGCTGTGATTGGCCGTTATATTCTTTCGCCCAACGTGATGAAAAACCTCAACCAGATGAAAGCGGGCGCCGGTGGTGAAATCCAACTGACCGATGCGATTGCCGACGAGATCGAATCGGATCGCGGCGTGTACGGCTATCGTTTCTCAGGTCAGCGGTTTGATTGCGGGTCCAAGGCTGGTTTCCTTCAAGCGACGATTGCGTTTGGCCTGTCGCGCCCTGAGCTGCACGATGAGCTTCAGGAGTATCTTGATACCCTGTCTTCCATTCGCACCGCCGCACAGTAA
- a CDS encoding 3-deoxy-manno-octulosonate cytidylyltransferase — protein sequence MSVLIVIPARYASTRYPGKPLVELTGATGEAKSLIRRSWDAATAVSGVDRVVVATDDDRIRTAAEAFGAEVVMTSETCANGTERCAEALENLGGGYDIVVNLQGDAPLTPAWFVEDLVAGLRAHPTAEVATPVLRCDGRALNGFLEDRRAGRVGGTTAVFGSDHKGLYFSKEVIPYTSQTYADDAETPVFHHVGVYAYRPSALGAYPKWPVGPLERLEGLEQLRFLEQERPVLCVEVESRGRQFWELNNPEDVPRLEAMLSEMGAS from the coding sequence ATGTCTGTTCTGATTGTGATTCCGGCCCGGTACGCGTCAACGCGCTATCCGGGCAAACCCCTTGTGGAATTGACCGGGGCCACGGGCGAAGCGAAATCCCTCATCCGGCGCAGTTGGGATGCTGCCACGGCGGTGTCCGGTGTGGATCGGGTTGTTGTTGCAACAGATGATGACCGCATTCGCACTGCTGCCGAAGCCTTTGGGGCAGAGGTTGTGATGACCTCAGAGACCTGCGCCAATGGGACTGAACGCTGTGCTGAGGCCTTGGAAAATCTCGGTGGCGGTTATGACATTGTGGTCAACCTTCAGGGTGATGCACCGCTGACCCCCGCTTGGTTCGTCGAAGACCTTGTGGCGGGTTTGCGGGCGCATCCAACAGCGGAGGTTGCCACTCCGGTGTTGCGGTGTGATGGCCGGGCTTTGAACGGGTTTCTTGAGGATCGGCGGGCGGGACGTGTGGGCGGAACGACGGCCGTCTTTGGCAGTGACCACAAGGGTCTCTATTTCTCAAAAGAGGTGATTCCCTATACCTCTCAAACCTATGCGGATGACGCCGAAACGCCCGTGTTTCACCACGTCGGCGTCTACGCCTATCGTCCGTCTGCCTTGGGGGCCTATCCGAAATGGCCGGTTGGCCCATTGGAACGCCTCGAGGGTTTGGAGCAACTCCGCTTTTTGGAACAAGAGCGGCCTGTTCTTTGTGTTGAGGTCGAATCTCGTGGGCGGCAATTTTGGGAGTTGAACAACCCCGAAGACGTCCCGCGCCTTGAGGCAATGCTGTCTGAGATGGGCGCATCTTAG
- the cysQ gene encoding 3'(2'),5'-bisphosphate nucleotidase CysQ — MDFEKLIPLMRSLAIEAGEKILEIYNADDFEVKTKADESPVTEADEAADALISAGLRAAFPDVILITEEQSASHELKSDTFLIVDPLDGTKEFVKRRGDFTVNIAYVEKGVPLRGVVYAPAKDRLFITDANGQSYEEIGPFEVSAPGEMKKISVSTPDNDALMIVASKSHRDQATEDYLAKYNAKDSKSAGSSLKFCLVATGEADLYPRVGRTMEWDTAAGHAVLLGAGGDVVRFDDHTPLTYGKEDYANPFFIAYAPGVELKEA, encoded by the coding sequence TTGGATTTCGAAAAACTAATCCCCCTCATGCGCAGTCTGGCGATCGAAGCTGGTGAGAAGATCCTTGAAATCTACAATGCCGATGACTTCGAGGTGAAAACAAAGGCCGATGAAAGTCCTGTGACCGAAGCGGATGAGGCGGCAGATGCATTGATTTCGGCAGGTTTGCGTGCGGCTTTCCCTGACGTGATCCTGATCACCGAAGAGCAATCCGCCTCGCATGAGTTGAAATCGGACACGTTTCTGATTGTCGATCCGCTTGATGGCACCAAAGAATTTGTGAAGCGTCGCGGCGATTTTACGGTGAACATTGCCTATGTTGAAAAAGGTGTACCACTGCGCGGAGTTGTTTACGCGCCTGCCAAGGACCGCCTGTTTATCACCGATGCAAATGGTCAGTCCTATGAGGAAATTGGCCCGTTCGAAGTCTCGGCGCCGGGTGAAATGAAAAAGATCTCGGTGTCGACGCCGGACAATGACGCTTTGATGATCGTTGCCTCGAAATCGCACCGTGATCAGGCGACCGAAGATTACCTTGCCAAATACAACGCAAAAGACAGCAAATCTGCTGGGTCGTCGCTTAAATTCTGTCTTGTGGCGACGGGTGAGGCCGATCTTTATCCGCGCGTTGGTCGCACGATGGAATGGGACACGGCTGCCGGGCATGCGGTTTTGCTTGGAGCCGGTGGGGACGTGGTGCGCTTTGATGATCATACGCCTCTGACTTATGGCAAAGAAGATTACGCCAATCCGTTCTTCATTGCCTATGCTCCTGGCGTGGAGCTGAAAGAGGCTTAA
- a CDS encoding ABC transporter permease, producing the protein MFHYAKSQSGFSAALTILRLIFVNTVRHVRKSHGNPLLGLISNMTQALILVFVFTFMYSILGIRGVAIRGDFILFIMSGIFLFLTHNKAIGAVAGAENATSPMMQHAPMNTAISIASAALSTLYIQVLSVAAILIVYSLGWGGVHFQDAAGAFGMLLMAWASGSAIGTVVLAAKPWAPRMVGIVQTVYTRANMFTSGKMFVANQTPGYMLAFFSWNPLFHTIDQARGFTFVNYNPHYSSVVYPAVFSMIFVTIGLLAEFFTRKRVSLSWGAR; encoded by the coding sequence ATGTTTCATTACGCAAAAAGCCAAAGCGGGTTCTCAGCCGCACTGACAATCCTGAGGCTTATTTTCGTGAACACCGTGCGTCATGTCCGAAAATCACACGGAAATCCACTTCTCGGTTTGATTTCGAACATGACACAGGCCCTGATTCTCGTGTTCGTCTTTACCTTCATGTACAGCATCCTTGGCATTCGCGGCGTCGCGATCAGAGGGGATTTTATCCTGTTCATCATGTCGGGGATTTTCCTGTTCCTAACTCACAACAAAGCGATTGGGGCCGTTGCCGGGGCGGAAAACGCCACCTCGCCAATGATGCAACATGCGCCGATGAACACCGCCATCTCAATCGCTTCCGCGGCTCTCAGCACGCTTTACATCCAAGTCCTGTCGGTCGCCGCGATCCTCATCGTTTATTCGCTGGGCTGGGGGGGCGTGCATTTTCAGGATGCCGCTGGCGCTTTTGGCATGCTGCTTATGGCTTGGGCCTCCGGGTCTGCCATCGGCACTGTGGTTTTGGCGGCCAAACCGTGGGCCCCGCGCATGGTGGGGATCGTGCAAACGGTCTACACCCGCGCCAATATGTTCACCTCCGGCAAAATGTTCGTCGCCAATCAAACACCGGGCTACATGCTTGCCTTTTTCTCATGGAACCCCCTGTTTCACACCATTGATCAGGCGCGTGGATTTACCTTCGTCAACTACAACCCGCATTACAGTTCGGTGGTCTATCCCGCCGTCTTTTCGATGATCTTTGTCACCATCGGGTTGCTCGCCGAATTTTTCACCCGCAAGCGCGTGTCGCTTAGTTGGGGCGCGCGGTGA
- a CDS encoding alpha-ketoglutarate-dependent dioxygenase AlkB family protein: MDQPKALSLRGMRIYKGFIAAEDQKAILDDLREVTRRAPLFSPMTPYGKPMSVRMTSAGRFGWVSDKTGYRYADRHPKGQGWPPIPQRILTIWDQVSGTNRPPECCLINFYGEGAKMGMHQDRDEADFDQPVVSISLGDEALFRVGQASRGGKTESVWLQSGDVVVMRGEARLLYHGIDRIKTGTSTLLRDGGRLNLTLRVVT; the protein is encoded by the coding sequence ATGGATCAACCAAAGGCCTTAAGTCTGCGTGGGATGCGCATTTATAAGGGGTTTATTGCGGCAGAGGATCAAAAGGCGATCCTTGACGATCTGCGCGAGGTGACGCGGCGTGCCCCACTTTTTTCGCCAATGACCCCCTATGGAAAGCCGATGTCGGTGCGTATGACCTCGGCGGGGCGGTTTGGCTGGGTCTCGGATAAAACGGGTTATCGCTATGCGGATCGGCATCCGAAGGGGCAAGGCTGGCCGCCCATTCCGCAACGCATTCTCACCATTTGGGACCAGGTTTCGGGTACAAACCGGCCTCCTGAGTGCTGTTTGATCAATTTTTACGGCGAAGGTGCGAAAATGGGGATGCACCAAGATCGCGATGAGGCAGATTTTGATCAACCTGTTGTGTCGATTTCTTTGGGCGATGAAGCGCTGTTTCGGGTTGGTCAGGCGAGCCGAGGCGGCAAGACGGAAAGCGTTTGGTTGCAGTCTGGCGATGTGGTGGTCATGAGGGGCGAGGCGCGCCTGTTGTATCACGGCATTGATCGGATCAAGACCGGCACCAGCACGCTTTTGCGCGATGGAGGCCGCCTCAATTTGACTCTGCGCGTTGTGACGTGA